The Mytilus galloprovincialis chromosome 7, xbMytGall1.hap1.1, whole genome shotgun sequence genome has a window encoding:
- the LOC143082316 gene encoding putative N-acetyltransferase 16 isoform X2 encodes MSDKAEVRRVSEADYDVVMSIRSGVYGGYDYLPSMFKSLITQSHNKGYASIINGKFVAFCMVSKVDGGKTVVTRAGRVNKQYEGRGLYNALKLYLQKHVFSDGTISSHTVVYDDTNQSMMDKTSKGEFTLLMKRKVIGYRIDFDKMSVIAKRTHTTTNTRTLNEVDLITVFKSRSVCSTLFPQERIICNFVPYRLTERNIPLIFSEVSLIVGTGEPELSFITCGVYYRSENGHTFIIEVYGNNNFIREHLILHFQHALQYYPKEINILIMCKENAADKIDSEIKECQLSNMDVGFKTVFLVEKNIK; translated from the exons ATGTCAGACAAAGCAGAAGTTAGAAGAGTTTCTGAAGCTGATTATGATGTTGTAATGTCAATTAGATCTGGTGTTTATGGTGGTTATGATTATCTTCCGTCCATGTTTAAATCCCTTATAACACAGTCTCACAACAAAGGATATGCGTCAATTATTAATggaaaattt GTGGCGTTTTGCATGGTTTCAAAAGTGGATGGAGGCAAAACCGTTGTTACCAGAGCAGGTCGGGTCAACAAACAATACGAGGGTCGTGGTTTATATAATGCCCTTAAATTATATCTGCAAAAACATGTCTTCAGTGATGGAACTATTTCAAGTCATACTGTCGTTTATGATGACACAAATCAATCGATGATGGATAAGACATCTAAAGGAGAATTCACGTTATTGATGAAAAGG AAAGTAATTGGTTACAGAATAGATTTTGATAAGATGTCAGTTATTGCGAAGAGAACACATACAACAACAAATACTCGTACTTTGAATGAAGTTGATCTTATAACAGTTTTTAAGTCTAGAAGTGTATGTTCTACTCTGTTCCCACAGGAGCGAATCATATGTAATTTTGTACCATATAGACTGACAGAACGAAACATACCACTTATCTTTTCGGAAGTTTCTCTTATTGTGGGTACTGGTGAACCAGAGTTGAGTTTTATTACTTGTGGAGTTTACTATCGTTCTGAAAATGGCCATACCTTTATCATTGAAGTGTATGGAAATAACAATTTCATTAGAGAGCATTTGATACTTCATTTTCAACACGCATTACAGTACTACCCTAAAGAAATAAATATCCTAATAATGTGCAAAGAAAATGCTGCTGATAAAATAGATAGCGAAATAAAAGAATGTCAACTAAGTAATATGGATGTTGGATTTAAAACAGTGTTCTTGGTTGAAAAGAACATTAAGTAA
- the LOC143082316 gene encoding putative N-acetyltransferase 16 isoform X1 — MSRIKKHSLYEQLSICFYFVSNSIELSTHKQGMSDKAEVRRVSEADYDVVMSIRSGVYGGYDYLPSMFKSLITQSHNKGYASIINGKFVAFCMVSKVDGGKTVVTRAGRVNKQYEGRGLYNALKLYLQKHVFSDGTISSHTVVYDDTNQSMMDKTSKGEFTLLMKRKVIGYRIDFDKMSVIAKRTHTTTNTRTLNEVDLITVFKSRSVCSTLFPQERIICNFVPYRLTERNIPLIFSEVSLIVGTGEPELSFITCGVYYRSENGHTFIIEVYGNNNFIREHLILHFQHALQYYPKEINILIMCKENAADKIDSEIKECQLSNMDVGFKTVFLVEKNIK; from the exons atgtCCCGAATAAAAAAGCACTCATTATATGAACAGTTATC AATATGTTTTTATTTCGTGTCAAACAGCATTGAACTAAGTACACATAAACAAGGGATGTCAGACAAAGCAGAAGTTAGAAGAGTTTCTGAAGCTGATTATGATGTTGTAATGTCAATTAGATCTGGTGTTTATGGTGGTTATGATTATCTTCCGTCCATGTTTAAATCCCTTATAACACAGTCTCACAACAAAGGATATGCGTCAATTATTAATggaaaattt GTGGCGTTTTGCATGGTTTCAAAAGTGGATGGAGGCAAAACCGTTGTTACCAGAGCAGGTCGGGTCAACAAACAATACGAGGGTCGTGGTTTATATAATGCCCTTAAATTATATCTGCAAAAACATGTCTTCAGTGATGGAACTATTTCAAGTCATACTGTCGTTTATGATGACACAAATCAATCGATGATGGATAAGACATCTAAAGGAGAATTCACGTTATTGATGAAAAGG AAAGTAATTGGTTACAGAATAGATTTTGATAAGATGTCAGTTATTGCGAAGAGAACACATACAACAACAAATACTCGTACTTTGAATGAAGTTGATCTTATAACAGTTTTTAAGTCTAGAAGTGTATGTTCTACTCTGTTCCCACAGGAGCGAATCATATGTAATTTTGTACCATATAGACTGACAGAACGAAACATACCACTTATCTTTTCGGAAGTTTCTCTTATTGTGGGTACTGGTGAACCAGAGTTGAGTTTTATTACTTGTGGAGTTTACTATCGTTCTGAAAATGGCCATACCTTTATCATTGAAGTGTATGGAAATAACAATTTCATTAGAGAGCATTTGATACTTCATTTTCAACACGCATTACAGTACTACCCTAAAGAAATAAATATCCTAATAATGTGCAAAGAAAATGCTGCTGATAAAATAGATAGCGAAATAAAAGAATGTCAACTAAGTAATATGGATGTTGGATTTAAAACAGTGTTCTTGGTTGAAAAGAACATTAAGTAA